The Terriglobia bacterium genome has a segment encoding these proteins:
- a CDS encoding MFS transporter: protein MKQLQESSIGARRDQKDGSGRLDLICACLVGFAFSANYTNHAPLIPSLTETFGFSLALAGFLTTGIFLTHAAMQIPGGHLADRLGARRVITIALAQVCIGNFAIAFASAYWQLLCWKIFVGLGTGTCFVAGARYIAAAYPGRRSHLAQGYYGGSILLGSGFVIFAVPRFAAAFGWRGGFLATAVVAAAAWAVWALASPASPQQRHAPGSFGGMIANLQLWRLGFAQMASFGLVIVVSSWITTFLRRSLQLDAVPAGLLGSVALLLGIVMRPLGGALVRRIGVCPLLHLSLILSAGGCFMLALAAGSLTWTALAIALVGTGCGLPYAALFTRAAELFPGRAGAAMGLVNMLGIIMILAAPPMIGKLVEWSGSFQSSFLALGGFSLLALAGTFGIHKS from the coding sequence TTGAAGCAATTGCAGGAATCCAGTATCGGCGCCCGCAGGGATCAGAAGGACGGATCGGGCAGGCTTGATCTGATCTGCGCCTGCCTCGTGGGTTTCGCGTTTTCCGCCAATTACACCAACCATGCGCCCCTGATTCCTTCACTCACGGAAACCTTCGGATTCAGCCTGGCTCTGGCGGGATTCCTGACCACGGGCATTTTCCTCACGCATGCCGCCATGCAGATCCCCGGCGGTCATCTGGCAGACCGCCTGGGAGCGCGGCGGGTCATCACGATCGCCCTGGCGCAAGTGTGCATCGGAAATTTCGCCATTGCCTTTGCCTCGGCCTATTGGCAGCTGCTGTGCTGGAAGATCTTTGTCGGGCTGGGGACAGGAACGTGTTTCGTGGCGGGCGCCCGCTACATCGCAGCGGCGTATCCGGGCCGCAGGTCGCACCTGGCCCAGGGGTACTACGGCGGGTCGATCCTGCTGGGCTCGGGCTTTGTGATTTTTGCCGTCCCGCGCTTTGCTGCCGCTTTCGGTTGGCGCGGGGGATTTCTGGCCACGGCGGTCGTGGCTGCGGCCGCCTGGGCTGTGTGGGCGCTGGCATCGCCGGCATCCCCGCAACAACGGCACGCACCAGGCAGCTTTGGAGGCATGATCGCCAATCTCCAGCTGTGGCGGCTGGGTTTTGCGCAGATGGCCTCCTTCGGACTCGTGATCGTCGTCAGCTCCTGGATCACGACGTTCCTGCGCCGTAGTTTGCAGCTCGACGCGGTGCCGGCCGGCTTGCTGGGTTCGGTCGCGTTGCTGCTGGGAATTGTGATGAGACCGCTGGGGGGAGCGCTCGTGCGCCGGATCGGGGTGTGCCCGCTGCTCCATCTCAGCCTCATTCTCTCCGCCGGCGGATGCTTCATGCTGGCCCTTGCGGCCGGCTCCCTTACGTGGACCGCGCTGGCCATCGCACTGGTCGGGACAGGGTGCGGGCTCCCCTATGCGGCTCTTTTCACGCGCGCCGCCGAGCTTTTCCCCGGCCGGGCGGGTGCGGCGATGGGCCTGGTGAACATGCTGGGGATCATCATGATCCTGGCAGCGCCCCCCATGATCGGCAAGCTGGTTGAATGGAGCGGGAGTTTTCAATCCAGCTTCCTCGCCCTGGGCGGCTTTTCCCTGCTGGCGTTGGCAGGCACCTTTGGGATTCACAAATCATGA